In one window of Poriferisphaera corsica DNA:
- a CDS encoding sulfatase: protein MLEQKGMDVKCVVVMFDTLNRRHLPGYGCDWVKAPNFERLAEKSVQFNQSYVCSMPCMPARRDFHTARPNFLHRSWGPLEPFDDSVPEMLKEAGVYTHLCTDHYHYFEDGGGTYHNRYRSYEFNRGQEGDLWKGVVKGEVEGPEGYAGRGPGSGVYERQNWVNRGYQHEESDWPVAKTFRHGMAFIETNWAEDDWCLTIETFDPHEPFYSCDRYKEAYAEHYEGYRGPFFDWPEYDRVKEGDEAVAHLRYEYASLVSMCDAKLGEVLDTFDRYELWEDTMLVVWTDHGFMLGERDMWAKCWMPFYDEVARTPFYVWDPRCGKKGEVRESLVQPAIDLGPTLLRYFGVEGTKDMLGKDLAEVIENDEVVREAGIFGMHGGHVNVTDGRYVYMRGAAESTNQPLYNYTLMPTHMRGFVGCDVLGEAELVTGFGFMKGCKVLKLAAKGWEHPGVSEQERGTMLFDLAKDAGQEVNIKDEAVESRMVDCLIELMREAEAPSEQYERLGLNNKKTQPID, encoded by the coding sequence GTGCTTGAGCAGAAAGGAATGGATGTGAAGTGTGTTGTGGTGATGTTTGATACGTTGAACAGACGGCACTTGCCGGGGTACGGATGCGATTGGGTGAAGGCTCCGAATTTTGAGCGACTGGCTGAAAAGAGTGTGCAGTTTAATCAGAGTTATGTTTGCTCGATGCCGTGTATGCCGGCGAGACGTGATTTTCATACGGCGCGGCCGAATTTTTTGCATCGGAGTTGGGGGCCGTTGGAGCCGTTTGATGACAGCGTGCCTGAGATGTTGAAGGAAGCGGGTGTGTATACGCATTTGTGTACGGATCACTATCACTATTTCGAGGATGGCGGGGGGACGTATCACAATCGGTATCGCTCGTATGAGTTTAATCGCGGGCAAGAGGGAGATTTATGGAAAGGGGTTGTGAAGGGGGAAGTTGAAGGGCCAGAGGGTTATGCAGGGAGGGGGCCGGGGAGCGGGGTGTACGAGCGGCAAAACTGGGTGAATCGTGGGTATCAGCATGAGGAAAGTGATTGGCCGGTAGCGAAGACGTTTCGGCATGGCATGGCGTTTATTGAAACAAATTGGGCGGAGGACGATTGGTGTTTGACGATTGAAACGTTTGATCCTCACGAGCCATTCTATTCGTGTGATAGATACAAGGAAGCGTATGCGGAACATTACGAGGGATATCGTGGGCCGTTTTTTGATTGGCCGGAGTATGATCGGGTGAAGGAGGGAGATGAGGCGGTGGCTCATTTGCGGTATGAGTATGCGTCGCTGGTGAGTATGTGCGATGCGAAGTTGGGTGAGGTTTTGGACACGTTTGATCGGTATGAGTTGTGGGAAGATACGATGTTGGTGGTTTGGACGGATCATGGGTTTATGTTGGGGGAACGGGATATGTGGGCGAAGTGCTGGATGCCGTTTTATGATGAGGTGGCGCGGACGCCGTTTTATGTGTGGGACCCGAGGTGTGGTAAGAAAGGGGAGGTACGTGAATCGTTGGTGCAGCCGGCAATTGATCTGGGGCCAACACTGCTTAGGTATTTTGGTGTTGAAGGGACAAAAGATATGCTGGGGAAGGATTTAGCTGAGGTGATCGAGAACGATGAGGTCGTAAGAGAGGCGGGGATATTTGGGATGCATGGCGGGCATGTGAATGTGACGGATGGGCGATATGTTTATATGCGAGGGGCGGCTGAATCTACTAATCAACCACTGTATAACTATACGTTGATGCCAACTCATATGCGCGGGTTTGTGGGGTGTGATGTGCTTGGTGAAGCGGAGCTTGTTACGGGATTTGGGTTTATGAAGGGATGCAAGGTATTGAAGCTGGCAGCGAAAGGATGGGAGCATCCGGGAGTCAGTGAGCAAGAAAGAGGTACGATGCTGTTTGATTTGGCAAAAGATGCGGGGCAGGAAGTTAATATAAAGGATGAGGCGGTTGAATCTCGGATGGTGGATTGTCTGATTGAGTTAATGCGTGAGGCGGAAGCGCCGAGTGAGCAATATGAACGTTTGGGGTTAAACAATAAAAAAACGCAGCCTATCGATTAG
- the mraY gene encoding phospho-N-acetylmuramoyl-pentapeptide-transferase, whose product MESGDMIYLIYSYFQEFINSSSFLGPLNVLRWVEFRAVASIVLSFLIVTAFGKRTILWLVKQKVGDNPEFYHKDLNQLMKQKANTPTMGGLLIVIAIFISTLLLADLSSFYIRMALIAAVAFAAIGFADDWLKLTSARRKPGSREGLYSKEKFLCQICLAAILAYFIHHHGLSKYTIDPENTQIMSHALNLPFLKTWNHTAGEFIPNPNMFILGTGTFILIATLIITFFSNAVNLTDGMDGLASGNMVIVASSFMILALIAGYQDQDFVLSKHLLVPYIPEADELAVVAGAMAGACLGFMWFNCHPAQVFMGDTGSLTLGGLIAFIAVVIRQEFLLLLIGGIFVFEAFSVIIQVATFKLTKGKRRVFKCAPVHHHFHLLGWTEQQVVVRFWLLTALFTALALATIKIR is encoded by the coding sequence ATGGAAAGTGGTGACATGATTTACCTCATCTATTCATACTTCCAAGAATTCATCAACTCATCCTCCTTCCTTGGCCCCCTTAACGTCCTGCGTTGGGTCGAGTTCCGCGCCGTCGCCTCCATCGTCCTCTCCTTCCTCATCGTTACCGCCTTCGGCAAACGCACCATCCTCTGGCTCGTCAAACAAAAGGTCGGCGACAACCCCGAGTTCTATCACAAAGACCTCAACCAACTCATGAAGCAAAAGGCCAACACCCCCACCATGGGCGGCCTCCTCATCGTCATCGCCATCTTCATCTCCACGCTACTCCTCGCTGATCTCTCATCTTTCTACATCCGCATGGCGCTTATCGCCGCCGTTGCCTTCGCCGCCATCGGCTTCGCCGATGATTGGCTCAAGCTCACCTCCGCCCGCCGCAAGCCCGGTTCCCGTGAAGGCCTCTACTCCAAAGAAAAATTCCTCTGCCAGATCTGCCTCGCCGCCATTCTCGCCTACTTCATCCACCATCACGGCCTCTCCAAATACACCATCGATCCTGAAAACACTCAGATCATGTCCCACGCCCTCAACCTCCCCTTCCTCAAAACATGGAACCACACCGCGGGCGAGTTCATCCCCAACCCCAACATGTTCATCCTCGGCACAGGCACATTCATCCTCATCGCAACCCTCATCATCACCTTCTTCTCCAACGCCGTTAACCTCACCGACGGCATGGACGGCCTCGCCTCCGGCAACATGGTCATCGTCGCATCTTCCTTCATGATCCTCGCCCTCATCGCCGGCTACCAAGATCAGGACTTCGTTCTCTCCAAACATCTCCTCGTCCCCTACATCCCCGAAGCCGATGAACTCGCTGTCGTCGCCGGCGCTATGGCCGGCGCCTGTCTCGGTTTCATGTGGTTCAACTGCCACCCCGCCCAGGTCTTCATGGGCGACACCGGCTCCCTCACCCTCGGCGGCCTCATCGCCTTCATCGCCGTCGTCATCCGGCAGGAATTCCTACTCCTCCTCATCGGCGGCATCTTCGTCTTCGAAGCCTTCTCCGTCATCATCCAGGTCGCCACCTTCAAACTCACCAAGGGCAAACGCCGCGTCTTCAAATGCGCACCCGTTCATCACCACTTCCACCTCCTCGGCTGGACCGAACAACAAGTCGTCGTCCGCTTCTGGCTCCTCACTGCTCTCTTCACGGCCCTCGCCCTCGCCACCATCAAAATCCGCTAA